The Merismopedia glauca CCAP 1448/3 genome includes a window with the following:
- a CDS encoding DUF1868 domain-containing protein, with the protein MDESYQAYLNRVARLILPAAYQSQWDNIQHSPKFARDVAGTSQPVKFPGYTVITPPGKADAGNSELYQQLEACQTQLVEMLSPQLLVPIPSDSFHLTLADLVWDSAYRDLTKANPEWEAQLQEAIAQSFDRYRQLKPPTTPHKWEILGFMLMPRAIAVCLVPETVETYQQVLELRRCIYQNSSLMGLGIEQQYRLTAHITLGYFDLAGDRAPQVPPLSDLNQELLDPLPLFSLSQVQLCKFDDMTSYYRQSDWATLEF; encoded by the coding sequence GTGGACGAATCGTATCAAGCTTATCTCAACCGCGTAGCCCGCCTCATCTTACCAGCAGCTTATCAGTCTCAATGGGATAATATTCAGCACTCTCCCAAATTTGCCCGTGATGTGGCTGGAACTAGTCAACCAGTAAAGTTTCCAGGTTACACGGTAATTACCCCACCTGGTAAAGCAGATGCCGGAAATTCGGAACTTTACCAACAGTTAGAGGCTTGTCAGACTCAACTTGTAGAAATGTTATCTCCGCAGCTACTAGTTCCTATCCCCTCAGACAGCTTTCATCTCACCTTGGCTGATTTAGTTTGGGATAGTGCTTATCGAGATTTAACTAAGGCTAATCCAGAGTGGGAAGCACAGCTACAGGAAGCTATAGCTCAAAGCTTCGATCGCTATCGTCAATTAAAACCGCCTACAACCCCTCACAAATGGGAGATCTTGGGTTTTATGCTGATGCCTAGGGCGATCGCCGTTTGTTTAGTTCCAGAGACAGTAGAGACTTATCAGCAAGTTTTAGAGTTACGTCGCTGCATCTATCAAAACTCATCCCTCATGGGTTTGGGAATCGAACAGCAATATCGCCTTACGGCTCATATTACTCTAGGTTACTTCGATTTAGCAGGCGATCGCGCCCCTCAAGTACCTCCCCTATCAGATTTGAATCAAGAGTTGCTCGATCCTCTCCCTCTATTTTCTCTATCTCAAGTTCAATTATGCAAATTTGACGATATGACTAGCTATTATCGTCAGTCTGATTGGGCAACGCTGGAATTTTAG
- a CDS encoding DUF4168 domain-containing protein produces the protein MVRFLHYNFSVRLSRYSLAVVIASLGVLSGFVPTVVGKSSVLDFNTSAWAQTQTISTDEARRYAATVLEMEPYRQEFYAKVKQILGNGNVPEIICTERSTLQRLPQKARPIAVDYCNRYKKTATQNNLTHTRFNDITVWAQSNEEIRTLIQNQLLLLQTSPKKR, from the coding sequence ATGGTTCGCTTTTTACACTATAATTTTTCTGTTCGACTATCTCGCTATTCCCTGGCTGTAGTTATAGCTAGCTTAGGTGTCTTATCTGGATTTGTCCCTACGGTTGTTGGCAAATCATCAGTTCTCGATTTTAATACATCCGCTTGGGCACAAACGCAAACTATCAGTACTGACGAAGCTAGGCGGTATGCAGCGACGGTATTGGAAATGGAACCGTATCGTCAAGAATTTTACGCCAAAGTTAAACAAATCTTAGGTAATGGTAATGTCCCAGAGATTATTTGTACTGAGAGAAGTACATTACAAAGATTACCTCAAAAAGCTCGTCCTATAGCGGTTGACTACTGTAATCGTTATAAAAAGACGGCGACCCAGAATAATTTAACTCATACTCGATTTAATGATATTACTGTCTGGGCACAATCTAATGAAGAGATTAGAACTTTGATTCAAAATCAACTGCTTTTATTACAAACTTCTCCGAAGAAACGATAA
- the petC gene encoding cytochrome b6-f complex iron-sulfur subunit: MAQLSGSADVPDLGRRQFMNLLTFGTVTGTALGALYPVIKYFIPPSSGGAGGGVIAKDALGNDFKVSEFLASHKAGDRVLAQGLKGDPTYVVMAGDNAIVDYGINAVCTHLGCVVPWNGSENKFKCPCHGSQYDSTGKVVRGPAPLSLALAHATATPDDKVSFTPWTETDFRTNEEPWWA; this comes from the coding sequence ATGGCTCAACTTTCTGGTTCCGCAGATGTGCCCGATCTGGGGCGTCGCCAATTCATGAACCTTTTGACCTTCGGCACCGTGACTGGAACAGCTTTAGGTGCCCTTTACCCAGTGATTAAATACTTTATTCCACCATCTAGCGGTGGTGCTGGGGGTGGAGTAATCGCCAAAGATGCTCTGGGAAATGACTTCAAAGTTAGTGAGTTTTTAGCCAGTCATAAAGCAGGCGATCGCGTTTTAGCTCAAGGACTCAAAGGCGATCCAACTTATGTAGTTATGGCAGGAGACAATGCCATAGTTGATTATGGCATCAACGCTGTCTGTACCCACCTAGGATGTGTCGTTCCTTGGAATGGTAGCGAAAACAAGTTTAAATGCCCTTGTCACGGCTCTCAATACGATAGCACTGGTAAAGTTGTTCGAGGCCCGGCACCTCTATCTTTAGCCCTAGCACACGCTACAGCTACCCCAGATGATAAGGTTTCCTTTACTCCTTGGACAGAAACTGATTTCCGCACCAACGAAGAACCTTGGTGGGCTTAG
- a CDS encoding DUF3067 family protein produces MTGNELRQIIQDKWGYSYDVQFRRLHGKIFVQVMWRYLEQASFPLSETDYLAHLDQVGSYLDAWGGVSQFREFIESTRDRPRLGKAVSIPLDLGQRASEWII; encoded by the coding sequence ATGACGGGAAATGAACTGCGACAAATTATTCAAGATAAGTGGGGATATTCTTACGACGTTCAGTTCCGGCGTTTACATGGCAAAATTTTTGTCCAGGTGATGTGGAGATATTTAGAACAAGCGTCATTTCCCCTATCTGAAACTGATTACCTCGCTCATTTAGACCAAGTGGGTAGCTATCTTGATGCTTGGGGTGGTGTTTCTCAATTTCGCGAATTCATTGAGTCTACTCGCGATCGCCCGCGTTTGGGTAAAGCTGTCAGTATTCCCCTAGATTTAGGTCAAAGAGCTTCTGAATGGATTATATAA
- a CDS encoding aldehyde dehydrogenase, producing MLKISLSENVANLQRQFFATGKTLNLDFRIAQLKILKQAILDNEEEIFGALKADLNKPHFETYLSEIFLAVKEIDYTIKHLAKWVKPRKISTPIAQFPATCKIYPEPLGVVLIIGAWNYPINLTILPLVGAIAAGNCAVIKPSEIAENSSHIIGKIISKYFDQSYITVVEGDKHTTQELINQKFDHILFTGSPTVGKMIMKAAAEHLTPVTLELGGKSPCIVEPNPNLEYTAKRIVWGKFINGGQTCIAPDYLLVNHQIKDQLIKQIKTCIQEFFGNNPSESPDYTRIINQKQFNRLSHLLSECKIIIGGAKNHEDLYIEPTLVECFNLENPLLNEEIFGPILPVVEYTELAEAIAYINSRPKPLALYFFSHDKNQQQQVLESTSSGGVSINYTMMHSTVPGLPFGGVGNSGTGAYHGKAGFDTFSHSKSVLQKPFWIDLSLLYPPYQDKIKWLKLLIRI from the coding sequence ATGCTAAAAATATCACTTTCGGAAAATGTCGCCAACTTACAGCGTCAATTTTTTGCGACTGGAAAAACCCTAAATTTAGATTTTAGGATTGCACAACTCAAAATTCTAAAACAAGCAATTTTAGACAATGAAGAGGAAATTTTTGGAGCTTTAAAAGCTGATTTAAACAAACCTCACTTTGAAACATATTTATCAGAAATTTTCCTAGCTGTTAAAGAGATAGATTACACTATCAAACATTTAGCAAAATGGGTTAAACCACGCAAAATATCTACCCCGATCGCCCAATTTCCTGCTACTTGTAAAATCTATCCCGAACCTTTAGGAGTAGTTTTAATTATCGGGGCTTGGAATTATCCAATTAACTTGACAATATTACCTTTAGTAGGGGCGATCGCTGCTGGAAACTGTGCCGTTATTAAGCCATCAGAAATCGCGGAAAATAGCTCCCATATAATCGGCAAAATTATCTCTAAATATTTCGATCAAAGTTATATTACTGTAGTCGAAGGAGATAAACATACTACCCAAGAACTAATTAATCAAAAGTTTGACCATATCCTCTTTACGGGTAGTCCCACTGTCGGCAAAATGATTATGAAAGCTGCTGCCGAACACCTAACACCAGTTACCCTAGAATTAGGAGGTAAAAGCCCTTGTATTGTTGAACCGAATCCTAACTTGGAATACACTGCTAAAAGAATTGTTTGGGGTAAGTTTATTAATGGCGGACAAACCTGTATTGCCCCAGATTACTTACTAGTAAATCACCAAATTAAAGACCAATTAATTAAGCAAATAAAAACCTGTATTCAAGAGTTTTTTGGTAACAATCCCTCGGAGAGTCCAGATTATACGAGAATTATCAATCAAAAACAATTTAATCGCTTATCTCACTTATTATCCGAGTGTAAAATTATTATTGGTGGCGCAAAAAACCACGAAGATTTATATATTGAACCGACCTTAGTTGAGTGCTTCAATCTAGAAAATCCACTCTTAAACGAAGAAATTTTTGGACCTATATTACCTGTAGTCGAATATACAGAATTAGCCGAGGCGATCGCTTACATTAACTCTAGACCAAAACCCTTAGCCCTGTACTTTTTCTCCCATGACAAAAACCAGCAACAACAAGTTTTAGAATCCACTTCTTCTGGTGGTGTTTCTATCAACTATACAATGATGCATTCTACAGTCCCAGGATTGCCCTTTGGAGGTGTAGGAAATAGCGGTACAGGGGCATATCATGGTAAAGCTGGTTTCGATACTTTTTCCCACTCAAAAAGCGTCTTACAAAAACCTTTTTGGATAGATTTATCGTTGTTATATCCGCCTTACCAAGACAAAATCAAGTGGTTAAAACTATTAATTAGAATTTAG
- a CDS encoding DUF790 family protein has product MLPSELLIHRYSGESVIPKRLPLSDRYFSLTNDVIDCFQESVGHSQGELDRKLLDLEGDSPEYRIYRGIVHLLKGDAFSKFEVISPLEPQKLRYRVYSLAALSVPSPASTEQTLATLARTLSEELNTEVLPNQISQGLYADLPENRILTQFDTPDTLAIIHRYNLSQVQGIFYRASEITINAHRNVPGQYKLLFRYLKLFGLMSYIEGDADQGFTIKIDGPTSLFQTSTRYGLAIAKLLPALLHVTKWSLSATLQMRDFNSNQLKPGRFTLNSECGLVTHYPPGKPYDSMLEASFASRWEALKTEWELEREVDLIPIPGSVMIPDFRLVHPDGRTFLLEIIGYWRPEYLQKKFYQVQRSGCENLILAISQRLNLDKAGVNFSETPARIVWFKDKLLPKDILTLIS; this is encoded by the coding sequence ATGTTACCTAGCGAGTTATTAATTCACAGGTATTCAGGTGAAAGCGTGATTCCGAAGCGGTTACCGTTGAGCGATCGCTATTTTTCTCTAACTAATGACGTGATTGATTGTTTCCAAGAAAGCGTAGGTCATTCTCAAGGGGAATTAGACCGCAAATTGTTAGATTTGGAAGGAGATAGTCCAGAATATCGGATTTATCGAGGTATCGTTCATCTTCTGAAAGGCGATGCTTTTAGCAAGTTTGAAGTGATTAGTCCTTTAGAACCGCAAAAATTAAGATATAGAGTCTATTCTTTAGCTGCTTTATCGGTTCCCAGCCCTGCTTCAACTGAGCAAACTTTGGCTACTTTAGCACGTACCCTATCTGAAGAGTTAAACACTGAAGTCCTCCCTAACCAAATTAGTCAGGGTTTGTACGCAGATTTACCAGAAAACCGGATTTTAACCCAGTTTGATACTCCAGATACCCTAGCTATTATTCATCGCTATAATCTCTCGCAAGTTCAAGGGATTTTTTACCGTGCTAGTGAGATTACCATTAATGCTCATCGCAATGTTCCAGGACAGTATAAATTACTCTTTCGCTACCTGAAACTCTTTGGATTGATGAGTTACATCGAAGGAGACGCAGACCAAGGGTTTACGATTAAAATTGATGGTCCAACTAGCTTGTTTCAAACTAGTACTCGTTACGGATTGGCTATAGCTAAGCTGCTACCAGCACTATTACACGTAACCAAGTGGAGTCTATCTGCAACTTTACAAATGCGGGACTTTAATTCTAATCAGCTAAAACCAGGTAGATTTACCCTAAATTCTGAATGCGGCTTGGTAACTCATTATCCTCCTGGTAAACCCTACGATAGTATGCTAGAAGCGTCTTTTGCTAGCCGTTGGGAAGCTTTAAAGACTGAGTGGGAATTAGAGAGAGAGGTAGATCTAATCCCGATTCCTGGTAGCGTGATGATTCCTGATTTTCGGCTAGTACATCCCGATGGAAGGACTTTTCTACTGGAGATTATTGGTTACTGGCGACCTGAGTATTTACAGAAAAAATTTTATCAGGTTCAGCGATCGGGTTGCGAAAATTTGATTTTGGCGATTTCTCAACGATTAAATTTAGATAAAGCGGGGGTCAACTTTAGCGAAACTCCAGCTAGGATTGTTTGGTTCAAAGATAAGCTACTACCGAAAGATATCTTAACTTTAATTAGCTAA
- the holA gene encoding DNA polymerase III subunit delta — protein MPIYLFWGEDDFSMAKAIKALETSAIDPNWASFNCEKISPDRSNPLTDALNQAMTPPFGSGKRLVWLVDANVTHQCSESTLAELERTLPLIPESSILLLTTHTKPDRRLKSTKLLEKFAQFQEFSPIAPWETKLLTQQVQKFASQIGVKLNSEAVEVLAEALGNDSRSLFSELEKLRLYTDSDSHIIKGEDVSRLVSGSAQNSLDLAKAMRAGNTALALGLVAELDRIGEPPLKIVATLIGQFRTWLWVRLMMAQGERDDKAIAQAAEITNPKRIYFLRQEVQSLSVEQLAATLPLFLELEFRLKQGANPLATMQSYTVQVCQICQK, from the coding sequence ATGCCAATTTATCTATTTTGGGGAGAAGATGACTTTAGTATGGCAAAAGCCATCAAAGCTCTGGAAACATCAGCAATTGACCCCAATTGGGCTAGTTTTAACTGTGAGAAAATCTCGCCAGATAGGTCTAATCCCCTTACCGATGCTCTCAATCAGGCGATGACACCCCCCTTTGGCTCAGGGAAGCGTTTAGTTTGGCTAGTCGATGCCAATGTAACTCATCAATGCAGTGAGTCTACCTTAGCAGAGCTAGAACGAACTCTCCCCTTAATTCCTGAGTCTAGTATTTTACTGCTAACTACCCATACGAAGCCAGATCGTCGTCTTAAATCTACAAAACTTCTCGAAAAGTTTGCCCAATTTCAAGAGTTTTCTCCCATAGCACCTTGGGAAACTAAACTTTTAACCCAGCAGGTACAGAAATTTGCCAGCCAAATTGGAGTAAAACTGAATTCAGAAGCCGTAGAAGTTTTAGCTGAGGCTTTAGGTAACGATAGTAGAAGTTTATTCAGCGAACTTGAAAAACTGCGACTGTATACAGACTCAGATAGCCATATTATCAAGGGGGAAGATGTATCCCGCTTAGTCAGTGGTAGCGCCCAAAATAGCTTAGATTTAGCCAAGGCGATGCGCGCAGGTAATACAGCTTTGGCTTTGGGGTTGGTAGCTGAGTTAGATCGAATCGGGGAACCCCCTCTCAAAATTGTTGCTACCTTAATCGGACAGTTTCGCACCTGGTTATGGGTCAGATTAATGATGGCACAAGGAGAAAGAGATGACAAAGCGATCGCCCAGGCAGCAGAAATTACTAATCCAAAGCGAATTTATTTTTTGCGCCAAGAGGTTCAATCTCTATCAGTAGAACAGTTAGCCGCCACGCTACCACTGTTTTTAGAATTGGAGTTTCGCCTCAAACAAGGCGCTAATCCTTTAGCAACCATGCAATCTTACACTGTCCAGGTCTGTCAAATTTGCCAAAAATAA
- a CDS encoding NAD(P)H-quinone oxidoreductase subunit N has product MPLLVTGRKFIRDLEKSGALALYTPLEGGYEGRYQRRLRASGYTTLRLLARGLGDLSSYLMGVHGVRPPHLGKKNIGKEGAVGNIYYVPPIISYQLEQLPPKSKGLVLWIVDGQVLSRQELQFLASLSELEPRVKVAIEMGGERYFRWTTLDAATQAA; this is encoded by the coding sequence ATGCCACTGCTGGTAACTGGTAGAAAATTTATCCGCGATTTAGAGAAATCTGGCGCTTTGGCACTTTACACACCTCTAGAAGGAGGCTACGAAGGGCGCTATCAGCGACGTTTGCGTGCATCTGGATATACTACCTTAAGGCTATTAGCCAGAGGTTTGGGAGACTTATCTAGTTATCTCATGGGAGTGCATGGGGTACGTCCTCCCCACTTGGGTAAGAAGAATATAGGTAAAGAAGGCGCTGTCGGCAATATTTACTATGTACCCCCAATTATTAGTTATCAGTTAGAACAATTACCACCTAAATCTAAAGGTTTAGTCTTGTGGATTGTCGATGGACAAGTCTTGTCTCGTCAGGAATTACAGTTTTTAGCTAGTTTGTCGGAATTAGAACCTAGAGTTAAAGTAGCTATAGAAATGGGAGGAGAACGCTACTTCCGTTGGACAACATTAGACGCAGCAACTCAAGCTGCTTAA